Proteins encoded by one window of Crassostrea angulata isolate pt1a10 chromosome 9, ASM2561291v2, whole genome shotgun sequence:
- the LOC128163389 gene encoding uncharacterized protein LOC128163389 isoform X2, with protein MSFWEAYPWSPVLIVGLIALGFGFCFFICRCTYSIYMKFEKSNNIPAPEPAVNQIYTTHDDDVPSTGPQTMASHCQIEHDASTFNQETYPPWQCDDNTRDVLPPAYDSVMSSDKLTLVK; from the exons ATGTCATTTTGGG aagcATACCCGTGGTCTCCTGTTCTTATCGTCGGCTTAATAGCTCTCggttttggtttttgtttctTCATCTGCAGATGCACTTACTCCATTTATATGAAATT TGAGAAAAGTAATAACATACCAGCACCTGAACCTGCTGTTAACCAGATTTACACAACGCATGATGATGACGTGCCTTCGACAGGTCCACAGACAATGGCCAGTCATTGTCAGATAGAACAtg ATGCAAGTACATTCAACCAAGAAACATATCCACCTTGGCAGTGCGATGACAATACAAGAGATGTTCTTCCACCAGCTTACGATAGTGTTATGTCCTCCGATAAATTGACTTTAGTCAAATAA
- the LOC128163389 gene encoding uncharacterized protein LOC128163389 isoform X1 codes for MSDRDEYTLKVAFVAGVIVIGYCFCFAMCRCIYSIHKRISRRSNITTPERVVNQIYTTHNDDVLTTADQAMASNLQTIYNGASNQVIYSQSQHEDFSEDILPPSYDSVIADDNSNVWLTDFSQK; via the exons ATGTCAGACAGAG ATGAATATACATTGAAAGTTGCCTTTGTCGCTGGTGTAATCGTAATCGGCTATTGTTTCTGTTTCGCCATGTGCAGATGCATATATTCTATCCATAAAAGAAT TAGCCGAAGAAGTAACATTACAACACCAGAACGTGTTGTCAATCAAATCTACACAACACATAATGACGATGTGTTAACGACAGCTGATCAGGCTATGGCCAGTAATTTACAGACAATATACAATG GTGCTTCGAATCAGGTAATATATTCACAATCGCAGCATGAGGACTTTTCTGAAGATATTCTTCCACCATCTTACGACAGTGTGATAGCAGACGATAATTCAAATGTATGGTTAACTGACTTTTCGCAAAAATGA
- the LOC128163389 gene encoding uncharacterized protein LOC128163389 isoform X4 has protein sequence MQPYQDDSNFWDIIITVVVVAIIVLIFIISVCKCHNTVELPQFERRQYTTDIAVITTCQSQNVVVFSPKVNEKQRGNPSIIDDKTFSHHCLKKTDFPPSNSTYL, from the exons ATGCAACCCT ATCAAGACGATAGCAACTTTTGGGATATCATCATAACAGTAGTTGTTGTCGCCATAATCGtccttatttttatcatatcgGTGTGCAAATGCCATAACACTGTAGAATTGCCTCAATT tGAGAGAAGACAATACACAACAGATATTGCCGTTATTACAACATGCCAATCACAGAATGTAGTAGTGTTTAGCCCAAAAGTTAACGAAAAGCAACGTGGTAATCCTTCCATTATTGACG ATAAGACATTCTCTCATCATTGTTTGAAGAAAACTGATTTTCCACCTTCAAATTCCACTTATCTGTGA
- the LOC128163389 gene encoding uncharacterized protein LOC128163389 isoform X3 has product MSFWEAYPWSPVLIVGLIALGFGFCFFICRCTYSIYMKFEKSNNIPAPEPAVNQIYTTHDDDVPSTGPQTMASHCQIEHGDVHMQVHSTKKHIHLGSAMTIQEMFFHQLTIVLCPPIN; this is encoded by the exons ATGTCATTTTGGG aagcATACCCGTGGTCTCCTGTTCTTATCGTCGGCTTAATAGCTCTCggttttggtttttgtttctTCATCTGCAGATGCACTTACTCCATTTATATGAAATT TGAGAAAAGTAATAACATACCAGCACCTGAACCTGCTGTTAACCAGATTTACACAACGCATGATGATGACGTGCCTTCGACAGGTCCACAGACAATGGCCAGTCATTGTCAGATAGAACAtggtgatgtacat ATGCAAGTACATTCAACCAAGAAACATATCCACCTTGGCAGTGCGATGACAATACAAGAGATGTTCTTCCACCAGCTTACGATAGTGTTATGTCCTCCGATAAATTGA
- the LOC128163390 gene encoding uncharacterized protein LOC128163390 — protein MPPVRLRQSKLSNKQVQRQRTSPARGRGRRRTVQPDEAATSSDTVNVSASIMPTQMIEESQQPPQQAGLNTAASSVAEPMQQSTAGNNSPNTSHGTQANTSLFTLGHTPIKLPRL, from the exons ATGCCACCCGTCCGATTGAGACAGTCCAAATTGTCCAACAAACAAGTCCAGAGGCAGAGGACCTcacctgccaggggaagagggAGGCGAAGGACAGTTCAACCTGACGAAGCAGCAACGTCTTCAGATACGGTCAATGTGTCTGCATCCATCATGCCCACACAGATGATAGAAGAGAGTCAGCAACCACCACAGCAGGCTG GTTTAAACACAGCTGCAAGCTCTGTGGCGGAACCCATGCAGCAATCAACTGCAGGAAACAACAGTCCAAATACTAGTCATGGTACACAAGCCAACACATCACTATTTACACTGGGTCATACTCCAATTAAACTTCCTCGCCTTTAA
- the LOC128164357 gene encoding uncharacterized protein LOC128164357, producing MTSYYSPVTVIFISFFVAVVFGFIVCVCCTLVCGNKDKLRRIERRELVTGHSVSTIPDLQDETAHSANIHWNYAHENPSFCSIINDGSSTQLETFEQDYAVNDPPPSYDDVMSSVMSQNPDVSWSTDSRYVPFPY from the exons ATGACAAGTT attaCAGCCCCGTGACTGTcatatttatttcctttttcgTCGCCGTTGTATTTGGCTTCATTGTCTGCGTGTGTTGTACGCTAGTTTGTGGGAACAAGGATAAATTACGTCGAAT CGAGAGAAGAGAACTAGTAACTGGACATTCTGTGAGCACAATTCCTGATTTACAGGATGAAACAGCACATTCAGCGAATATACATTGGAATTACGCACATGAAAATCCTTCGTTTTGTTCAATTATTAATG ATGGTAGCTCAACTCAACTAGAAACATTTGAACAGGACTATGCTGTGAATGATCCCCCGCCGTCATACGACGATGTGATGTCATCAGTGATGTCACAGAACCCAGATGTTTCTTGGTCAACGGATTCTCGATATGTTCCATTTCCATACTGA